A region from the Phycisphaeraceae bacterium genome encodes:
- a CDS encoding GNAT family N-acetyltransferase: MSGSITLIPIGRDGIARGCTANLSAVAGEAIRATVGMYEALGFEEPWICYLAMADSAVVGTCGFKGPPCEGRVEIAYFTFPDCEGKGFATAMAAQLVGIAQGHTSQPIIAAQTLPQRNASHRILEKLGFQHAETILHPEDGIVWEWRLPF, from the coding sequence GTGAGTGGTTCCATAACTCTCATTCCGATCGGCCGCGACGGCATCGCACGCGGCTGTACAGCGAACCTTTCGGCAGTCGCGGGTGAAGCTATCCGGGCTACCGTGGGCATGTATGAGGCTTTGGGTTTTGAAGAGCCGTGGATTTGCTACTTGGCGATGGCGGACAGTGCCGTCGTGGGAACCTGCGGCTTCAAGGGGCCACCTTGCGAGGGACGAGTTGAGATCGCTTACTTCACGTTTCCTGACTGCGAGGGAAAGGGCTTCGCCACCGCGATGGCTGCCCAACTGGTGGGAATTGCCCAGGGACATACATCGCAGCCCATCATTGCCGCCCAGACTTTGCCGCAGCGCAACGCCTCGCATCGCATCCTTGAGAAGCTCGGATTCCAGCATGCCGAGACGATCCTGCATCCCGAAGACGGCATCGTGTGGGAATGGCGGCTGCCGTTTTAG
- a CDS encoding sulfatase-like hydrolase/transferase: MNQISSSETSALSKRPNILWITTDRQQHSTLGCNGNAWVTTPNLDAMAAQGVVMEQAWCQNPICGPSRASFLTGRYPSTTRMNRNAQRIPPSEKVLPRLLADAEYVCGHAGKFHLGPSSPPIADWCEPRIDDGYRVFDWSLHPPATPVSPYTAWLSEHGIEFKREPVAGSKYVTFGMDEKTSNTAWITQRAINFINVSRTLDRPWFFTMNIEDPHDPYDPPRRYLEPYLDRLDEIPLPTYQPGELENKPIFQRIDREGVWGGGSGYFAASAMTPTDHRMIRAAYWAMIDHIDYQVGRVMKVLRETGQYENTIVLFMSDHGEMLGDHGIYFQGAYFYEQMMHVPLLMQWPARFSKGLRSQALVELVDIAPTLLEATATPPYAGMQGRSFLPILTGQSDPSTHRDSVYFEYHRAIPGGYHKVGHAYLTGVRNRQYSLTAVHNQVQRPSGELYDLMHDPGEVRNLWDDPSAIEIKAQMLQLLASRMAQTIDPLPITEAGY; this comes from the coding sequence ATGAATCAAATCAGTTCATCCGAAACTTCGGCTTTATCAAAACGCCCCAACATCCTGTGGATCACGACCGACCGTCAGCAACACAGCACGCTGGGCTGCAACGGTAATGCGTGGGTGACGACTCCGAATCTTGATGCCATGGCGGCTCAGGGTGTCGTGATGGAGCAGGCGTGGTGCCAGAACCCCATCTGTGGTCCGAGCCGGGCCAGTTTTCTGACCGGGCGTTATCCCAGCACCACACGGATGAATCGTAATGCCCAGCGCATTCCACCTTCTGAAAAGGTTCTGCCCCGTCTGCTGGCTGATGCGGAATATGTGTGCGGTCATGCAGGCAAGTTTCACCTCGGGCCGTCCAGTCCGCCGATCGCAGACTGGTGCGAGCCGCGGATCGATGACGGCTATCGCGTCTTTGACTGGTCGTTGCACCCGCCTGCCACACCGGTCAGCCCATATACGGCATGGCTGAGCGAACACGGAATTGAGTTCAAACGTGAACCGGTAGCCGGGTCAAAATATGTGACTTTCGGTATGGATGAGAAGACCAGTAATACGGCCTGGATCACTCAACGGGCGATCAATTTCATCAACGTCAGCCGTACGCTTGATCGGCCGTGGTTCTTCACCATGAACATTGAAGACCCGCATGATCCTTACGATCCCCCGCGACGTTATCTGGAGCCTTATCTTGACCGGCTGGATGAGATTCCGTTGCCGACGTATCAGCCCGGTGAGCTGGAGAACAAGCCGATTTTCCAGCGAATCGATCGCGAGGGTGTCTGGGGCGGGGGAAGCGGCTATTTCGCAGCCAGTGCGATGACCCCGACGGATCATCGCATGATTCGTGCGGCGTACTGGGCCATGATCGACCATATCGATTACCAGGTCGGCCGGGTCATGAAGGTTCTGCGTGAAACCGGGCAGTACGAAAATACAATCGTTTTGTTCATGTCTGACCATGGCGAGATGCTCGGAGATCACGGCATCTATTTCCAGGGTGCGTATTTTTATGAGCAGATGATGCACGTGCCCTTGTTGATGCAATGGCCCGCCCGCTTCAGCAAGGGGTTGCGATCCCAGGCGCTGGTGGAATTGGTGGATATTGCTCCGACTTTACTGGAGGCGACGGCCACACCACCTTATGCGGGGATGCAGGGGCGGTCATTTCTGCCGATTCTTACCGGGCAGAGCGATCCTTCCACTCACCGCGACAGTGTGTACTTTGAGTATCACCGCGCCATTCCGGGTGGCTATCACAAGGTCGGTCATGCTTATCTGACAGGCGTGCGAAATCGTCAGTATTCGCTGACGGCTGTCCACAACCAGGTTCAGAGGCCGTCGGGTGAACTTTATGACCTGATGCACGACCCGGGTGAGGTACGGAACCTGTGGGACGATCCATCGGCAATAGAGATCAAAGCTCAGATGTTACAGCTATTGGCCAGCCGGATGGCCCAGACGATTGATCCGCTGCCGATCACGGAGGCCGGGTACTGA
- a CDS encoding LamG domain-containing protein, translating to MKKVPFAAVSGVVAGALLLASAAHASVYSTAVLADSPTVYYEMNDSTTTVTDSASLGGSNNGVYRNGGTALVGSPGPLLGQLGPRPAAFPGMDAANVATKFDGIVSGVPNTAADNVLLANASVTISSNYSVEFWFNGTNLKYSTPSSLSYIFSRGGTATAIDGIGVNGTLSGITPKKLFYANGVSGNSFGPDIAENTWYHLVFVRSGNNLSFYLNGNLEGTATSTVNFTTDDFQFAAQIGIPVSGAPHPHSFNGHLDEIAIYDSVLSAAQITAHYNAAIPEPSSVLLLGCSGLLLIRRRQR from the coding sequence ATGAAAAAAGTCCCTTTCGCAGCCGTCAGCGGTGTTGTAGCCGGTGCCCTTCTGCTCGCATCGGCGGCGCATGCGTCCGTTTACAGCACCGCCGTGCTGGCGGATAGCCCGACCGTGTACTATGAGATGAACGACAGTACGACCACGGTCACCGATAGCGCCTCGCTCGGCGGCTCGAACAACGGGGTTTACCGCAACGGCGGCACAGCTTTAGTCGGCAGCCCAGGACCCCTTCTGGGCCAGCTCGGCCCCCGCCCGGCGGCGTTTCCGGGCATGGATGCCGCGAACGTAGCGACGAAGTTCGACGGTATCGTCTCCGGTGTCCCTAACACCGCCGCTGACAACGTACTCTTGGCGAACGCGAGCGTCACGATCAGCTCGAATTACAGCGTTGAGTTCTGGTTCAACGGCACCAACCTCAAGTACTCCACGCCCAGCTCCTTGTCGTACATATTCTCGCGCGGCGGCACCGCTACCGCCATCGATGGGATCGGAGTGAATGGAACGCTTTCCGGAATTACCCCGAAGAAATTGTTCTACGCTAATGGCGTGAGTGGCAATTCGTTTGGCCCCGACATCGCAGAGAATACGTGGTATCACCTCGTCTTCGTACGGAGTGGCAACAACCTTTCCTTTTATCTCAACGGCAATTTAGAGGGCACGGCGACTAGCACAGTAAATTTCACAACGGACGACTTCCAGTTCGCCGCCCAGATTGGAATCCCCGTGAGCGGCGCTCCCCACCCTCACAGCTTCAACGGCCACCTCGATGAAATCGCCATCTACGACAGTGTGCTCTCGGCGGCTCAAATCACCGCCCACTACAACGCAGCAATCCCCGAACCGTCCTCCGTCCTGCTGCTGGGATGCAGCGGATTGCTGTTGATCCGACGCCGGCAGCGGTAA
- a CDS encoding autotransporter-associated beta strand repeat-containing protein, which produces MRKTLQLARRSSLLVILLAGYAGSAGAATFTWDGSDNDGDWGNANNWSSAPAFDGTDDIVFYSTLGTDTTTTLGANRDINSLTFNAGASSAFSIDGDTLTIESGNITRNSGGGNHTINSDVVLGNNGTWYNGTGTLSSMLVVNGVVSGGFNITKTGAGTLSLTNTANSYTGQTILSQGVLRIYGDAPSGSNGVLGNTTSAVVMGTTSSGSSTIKLSQYNGSTTVGRDIHVTNNGTGAVLIGTYSASNVVYSGDILMDRATTLNTEAGGSATFSGVISGVGALRRDGNSANVAIINGVNTYTGNTYFDYGYTYVVGNVAPSTDGPLGNSANPIQFTNTGGGIVGLMTHGSYTISRDITITAGGSGRKITFAASAAGAGVITVPIVLADTIRLGAVTGSSLTFTNTLSGNPVGDLTIGSGSGFSGGTVSLAGNNTYTLSGGGVVLLDGGGLLNIAHDSALGNSANLLRFANGALSVTGNRTIANPMDVFRTPSFGGTGSLTVNGTTTLRDGTYAWGVYIPVTLNGTVTDAAQTRGITKSGTSVLNLAAPGGNTYDGATSVTQGTLLVNNTSGSATGTGTVTVASGATLGGNGRILGSTSISNGGIVSPGNSAGLLTIDNNFSFGGTLSQFVVELDGFGAYDQLAVNGTVTLNNATLSAISIGVVPDSSLLFILINDNTDAISGTFNGLADGATVSIGGLFSGTAKISYFGDSGSNSITGGNDVVLYNFQNVPEPTSLALLALSGMVMMRRRRVLPSK; this is translated from the coding sequence ATGAGAAAGACCTTGCAACTCGCTCGTCGCTCGTCTTTGTTGGTTATTCTGCTTGCCGGTTACGCCGGGAGTGCCGGGGCTGCGACGTTCACCTGGGACGGTTCGGACAACGACGGCGACTGGGGTAACGCCAACAACTGGAGCAGTGCTCCGGCGTTCGATGGCACGGACGACATCGTTTTCTACTCCACGCTGGGCACGGACACCACGACGACACTGGGTGCCAATCGCGACATCAACAGCCTGACATTCAACGCCGGCGCGTCGAGCGCGTTTTCCATTGACGGTGACACGCTCACCATTGAGAGCGGCAACATCACGCGGAATTCAGGCGGCGGCAATCACACGATTAACTCCGACGTCGTGCTGGGCAATAACGGCACGTGGTACAACGGCACGGGAACCCTCTCCAGCATGCTGGTCGTAAACGGGGTGGTCAGCGGCGGCTTCAACATCACCAAGACCGGCGCGGGTACGTTGTCACTGACCAATACGGCCAACAGCTATACCGGGCAGACGATCCTCTCCCAAGGCGTGCTCCGAATTTACGGCGACGCTCCCAGCGGCAGCAACGGCGTGCTGGGCAACACCACGTCAGCAGTGGTGATGGGCACCACATCGAGCGGTTCGAGCACGATCAAACTGAGCCAATACAACGGCAGCACAACGGTGGGACGCGACATTCACGTAACCAACAACGGCACCGGGGCGGTGCTGATCGGAACGTACAGTGCGTCGAATGTCGTCTATTCAGGCGACATCCTGATGGACCGTGCCACGACGCTCAACACAGAAGCCGGCGGGTCGGCGACGTTCAGCGGCGTCATTTCCGGCGTAGGTGCGCTTCGTCGCGACGGCAACTCGGCCAATGTCGCCATCATCAACGGGGTGAATACCTACACGGGCAATACGTACTTTGACTACGGCTACACCTATGTCGTCGGGAATGTCGCACCCAGCACCGACGGACCGCTGGGGAACAGTGCTAACCCGATCCAGTTCACCAACACCGGCGGCGGCATCGTGGGCCTGATGACCCACGGGTCTTACACGATCTCCCGAGACATCACGATTACCGCCGGTGGCAGCGGGCGAAAGATCACGTTTGCCGCATCTGCGGCGGGTGCCGGCGTTATTACCGTTCCGATTGTGTTGGCGGACACCATTCGCTTAGGTGCCGTCACGGGCAGCAGCCTCACGTTTACCAACACGCTTTCAGGTAACCCGGTAGGAGACCTGACCATCGGCAGCGGCTCGGGTTTCAGCGGAGGCACGGTGAGTTTGGCGGGTAATAACACCTACACTCTTTCGGGCGGGGGCGTGGTGCTGCTGGACGGTGGCGGCTTACTGAACATCGCCCACGACTCGGCGCTGGGTAACAGCGCGAATCTGCTTCGGTTCGCGAATGGAGCACTGAGCGTCACCGGCAACCGCACGATTGCCAACCCCATGGACGTCTTCCGCACTCCTTCGTTCGGCGGAACTGGAAGTCTGACTGTCAACGGCACAACGACTCTGCGAGACGGCACCTACGCATGGGGCGTATATATTCCTGTGACGCTCAACGGCACGGTAACTGACGCTGCGCAGACGCGGGGTATCACGAAGAGCGGGACATCGGTGCTTAACCTCGCCGCCCCCGGCGGTAACACGTACGACGGCGCGACTTCCGTCACGCAGGGCACGCTGCTGGTCAATAACACCAGCGGCAGCGCCACCGGCACGGGTACGGTCACGGTCGCCAGTGGTGCGACGCTCGGCGGCAACGGGAGAATCCTCGGCAGCACGTCAATAAGCAACGGCGGGATCGTTTCACCGGGCAACAGCGCAGGGCTGCTGACGATCGACAACAACTTCTCCTTCGGCGGCACGTTGTCGCAGTTCGTCGTCGAACTCGATGGGTTCGGGGCGTACGACCAGCTCGCGGTCAACGGAACGGTGACACTCAACAATGCCACGCTCTCTGCGATTTCGATCGGCGTCGTTCCGGACAGCTCGCTACTATTCATTCTCATCAACGACAACACCGACGCGATCAGCGGCACGTTTAACGGTCTCGCCGACGGAGCGACGGTGAGCATCGGCGGGCTGTTCTCGGGCACGGCGAAGATCAGCTACTTCGGTGATTCAGGCTCAAACTCGATCACCGGCGGCAACGATGTCGTGCTCTACAACTTCCAGAACGTGCCCGAACCGACGAGTCTCGCGCTGCTGGCATTAAGCGGCATGGTGATGATGCGCAGGCGGCGGGTATTGCCGAGCAAGTGA
- a CDS encoding SDR family oxidoreductase has translation MAGQKLKGKTALVGGGAKNLGGLISRQLAEAGAKVIVHYNSASTKSDANATVAAIKKAGGEAFAIQGDFTKVADVAKVFAAAKEKFGGLDVAINTVGKVLKKPFTEVTEAEYDEMAAVNAKTAFFFIQEAGKHLNDGGKICTIVTSLLSAYTGLYATYAGGKAPVEHYTRAASKEFGPRGISVTAVGPGPMDTPFFYGQETPEAVAYHKSASALGGLTKIEDIAPLVLFLVTDGWWITGQTIFANGGYTTR, from the coding sequence ATGGCGGGACAGAAACTCAAGGGCAAAACGGCTTTGGTCGGCGGTGGGGCGAAGAATCTCGGCGGACTGATCAGCCGACAATTGGCCGAGGCCGGCGCGAAAGTGATCGTTCATTACAACAGTGCCTCAACCAAATCCGACGCGAACGCCACGGTCGCCGCCATTAAGAAGGCAGGCGGTGAAGCGTTTGCCATTCAGGGTGATTTCACCAAGGTCGCCGACGTGGCCAAAGTATTCGCTGCGGCCAAAGAGAAATTCGGCGGGCTTGACGTGGCCATCAATACCGTCGGCAAGGTGCTCAAGAAGCCGTTTACGGAAGTGACCGAAGCCGAGTACGACGAGATGGCCGCCGTCAACGCCAAGACCGCGTTCTTTTTCATTCAAGAAGCGGGCAAACACCTCAACGACGGCGGAAAGATCTGCACCATTGTGACCTCGCTGCTGTCTGCGTACACCGGCCTGTATGCGACCTATGCCGGCGGGAAGGCCCCAGTCGAACACTACACGCGGGCTGCGTCCAAAGAGTTCGGGCCGCGAGGCATTTCGGTGACGGCGGTAGGGCCGGGACCGATGGATACCCCGTTCTTTTACGGCCAGGAGACGCCGGAAGCGGTCGCGTACCACAAGTCTGCATCAGCTCTGGGTGGCCTGACCAAGATCGAGGACATCGCTCCGCTGGTGCTGTTTCTCGTCACCGACGGCTGGTGGATCACCGGCCAGACGATCTTCGCCAATGGCGGATATACCACTCGGTAG
- a CDS encoding prepilin-type N-terminal cleavage/methylation domain-containing protein — protein MMPRRIRQIGAGDRSGFTLVELLVVLSIITLLIAILLPSIAAARERARAIVCASNSRQSVIAATLWTYDAIDRLPSMCNPPKDVTGIDPAYFVTGLPYANPNWTPPTPPGIYSATPQYGYAQRYMARKYLDNNYSVFRCPTSKTVFDPGHIWGPGYFSHMGWSGFSDYKNRPPWFTESWGRGHWYAYNGDPILLTNVVSPRHKIFWLDGEDFYYTLWSQMCGSSINGGYYDKNFTRHLGGVNTIMVDGHHEFHKDEDLGSGDGEYNNTTKRYWWAYNLEQ, from the coding sequence ATGATGCCGCGGAGGATCAGGCAAATCGGCGCGGGTGACAGGTCAGGGTTTACCCTGGTCGAGCTGCTGGTGGTCCTTTCCATAATCACGCTGCTTATCGCGATTCTTTTACCCAGCATTGCGGCTGCGCGAGAGCGGGCGAGGGCCATTGTCTGTGCGAGCAACTCTCGCCAATCCGTAATCGCCGCCACGCTGTGGACCTATGACGCCATCGACCGGCTGCCGAGTATGTGTAACCCGCCGAAAGACGTCACCGGCATTGATCCCGCATATTTTGTGACGGGACTTCCCTATGCAAATCCGAACTGGACTCCCCCGACGCCGCCGGGAATTTACAGCGCGACACCGCAGTATGGTTATGCCCAGCGCTACATGGCTCGAAAATACCTGGACAACAATTACTCAGTATTTCGATGTCCAACCTCAAAGACCGTTTTCGATCCGGGTCACATCTGGGGGCCCGGATATTTCTCGCACATGGGATGGTCGGGATTCTCCGATTACAAAAATCGACCGCCCTGGTTCACCGAGTCATGGGGTCGCGGTCACTGGTACGCCTACAACGGCGATCCCATCCTCTTAACCAACGTGGTAAGCCCGAGGCACAAAATCTTCTGGCTCGACGGCGAAGATTTTTACTACACTCTCTGGAGCCAAATGTGCGGGTCAAGCATCAACGGCGGCTACTACGATAAAAACTTCACGCGCCATCTGGGGGGCGTTAACACCATCATGGTGGACGGCCATCACGAGTTTCATAAAGACGAAGACCTCGGCTCGGGCGATGGTGAGTACAACAACACCACAAAGCGATACTGGTGGGCGTATAACCTGGAGCAGTAA
- a CDS encoding heparinase II/III family protein has protein sequence MSFEFGVAAPLYHKRVHPRLLVDDKSIAHLRKIVKTGVAKKLMKALREYVGPLVEAVEAVEDMVDSQCEAQHQNFPELSRARAALCSIAIVGVIDQNERAINAVKKVLDGIPKAEAKWNRDRSRYGYGTRYTLHHAYDLVANFMTDMERRNYTDWAVQASIRESLEMIRKNNFLRCAAANIPMAGMITALHGVFAVEGDPGVPDLSAEKTLLLQYLEASLYSELGENGYAHEDIGYGTLMTSDLASLIEVARRAGVYDAYTRCPRYLKFGRSMLAFVQPWGKALSNTGDYGADFGHRAPVFPRIAAATNDRVLLWLHGQLSYPIATSGPRDMSKRRLHHPELFIGRDYQIPVDYTSLVTVEDLKPPVHPSKARVPTQYADRDRGLVTFRSSWKSDATFVVFDGSHRTPAGQGHAHDSGGHFSLSSLGEYFAIDTGRYNIEQDQHNVVLVDGKPGVSTNGEWRMTHYASRLTGYRPDAFVDTSSVDSSQTSDCYWARRTLGLVKDPTNAGVPSYVWTVEDINKNNDFHEFWWQMQVNPRHKIKLHNGHATVQGSNHGNLLDVHIGMPFPNQYPKPSTLEWSHELKLCGSRKYILKDPLELQADYVRLVGNEEYGPSFARPRLLAKVSSYAGRFMSLMIPRKKGAAAPKVERLDSLDNSLAMRVTFKNVEDTIIWAYEHHLLEAGDVVARGNWCVVRRSRKSGKVLAHAIDEGTRLEVAGKPMKLDK, from the coding sequence ATGAGTTTTGAGTTTGGCGTAGCGGCACCGCTCTATCACAAGCGTGTGCACCCACGCTTACTGGTAGATGACAAAAGCATCGCGCACCTCCGCAAGATCGTGAAGACCGGCGTGGCGAAGAAGCTGATGAAGGCGTTGCGAGAATACGTCGGGCCGCTGGTCGAAGCGGTTGAGGCCGTCGAAGATATGGTTGACTCGCAATGCGAGGCGCAACATCAAAACTTCCCGGAACTCAGCCGGGCGCGAGCGGCGCTTTGCTCGATCGCCATCGTGGGCGTCATCGACCAGAACGAGCGTGCGATCAACGCCGTGAAGAAGGTGCTCGACGGCATCCCGAAGGCCGAGGCGAAATGGAACCGTGACCGCTCACGGTACGGCTACGGCACGCGATACACGCTTCATCACGCGTATGACCTCGTGGCGAACTTCATGACCGACATGGAGCGTCGAAACTACACCGACTGGGCAGTGCAGGCGTCAATCCGCGAATCGCTCGAAATGATTCGCAAAAATAACTTTCTCCGCTGCGCAGCCGCCAACATCCCGATGGCCGGGATGATCACCGCGCTGCACGGCGTGTTCGCGGTTGAAGGTGATCCAGGCGTACCAGACCTCTCGGCTGAGAAAACGCTGCTGCTGCAATACCTCGAGGCTTCGCTCTACTCTGAACTCGGCGAGAACGGCTACGCGCACGAAGACATCGGCTACGGCACCCTCATGACGTCGGATCTGGCGAGCTTGATTGAGGTGGCGCGCCGCGCCGGTGTCTATGACGCTTACACGCGGTGCCCGCGTTACCTGAAGTTTGGCCGGTCGATGCTCGCGTTCGTGCAGCCGTGGGGCAAAGCTCTCTCGAATACCGGCGACTACGGCGCGGACTTCGGCCACCGCGCGCCGGTGTTCCCGCGCATCGCTGCGGCGACGAACGACCGCGTGCTGCTCTGGCTGCACGGTCAGCTTTCCTATCCCATCGCCACCTCCGGTCCGCGGGACATGAGCAAGCGTCGGCTGCATCATCCCGAATTGTTTATCGGGCGCGATTACCAGATCCCCGTTGACTACACCTCGCTCGTGACGGTGGAAGATCTCAAGCCGCCGGTGCATCCATCAAAGGCGCGAGTGCCGACGCAGTACGCCGATCGCGATCGCGGCCTTGTGACGTTCCGCAGCAGTTGGAAATCCGACGCCACGTTCGTCGTCTTCGACGGGTCGCATCGCACACCGGCCGGACAGGGCCACGCGCACGACAGCGGCGGGCACTTCAGCCTCTCGTCGCTGGGTGAGTACTTTGCGATCGACACGGGACGCTACAACATCGAGCAGGATCAACACAACGTCGTGCTGGTCGATGGCAAGCCGGGCGTGAGTACCAACGGTGAGTGGCGGATGACCCACTACGCATCGCGACTCACCGGATACCGCCCCGATGCCTTCGTCGATACGTCGTCAGTGGATTCCTCGCAGACCTCAGACTGCTACTGGGCGCGGCGAACCCTCGGCTTGGTGAAAGACCCGACCAACGCCGGCGTGCCGAGCTATGTGTGGACGGTGGAAGACATCAACAAGAACAACGACTTCCACGAGTTCTGGTGGCAGATGCAGGTCAATCCCAGGCACAAAATCAAACTCCACAACGGTCACGCAACGGTGCAAGGCAGCAACCACGGCAACTTGCTCGACGTGCACATCGGCATGCCGTTTCCGAATCAGTACCCGAAGCCCAGTACTCTCGAGTGGTCACATGAGTTGAAACTATGCGGCTCTAGGAAGTACATCTTGAAGGACCCCTTGGAGCTGCAGGCTGACTACGTGCGGCTGGTGGGGAACGAAGAATACGGCCCGTCGTTCGCGCGACCGCGACTGCTGGCAAAAGTCAGCAGCTACGCGGGGAGGTTCATGTCGCTGATGATTCCGCGCAAGAAAGGCGCTGCTGCGCCGAAGGTCGAACGGCTCGATTCACTCGACAACTCACTTGCCATGCGAGTGACGTTCAAGAACGTGGAAGACACGATTATCTGGGCGTATGAGCATCACCTCCTCGAAGCGGGTGATGTTGTGGCCAGGGGCAATTGGTGCGTCGTACGTCGTTCACGCAAGTCGGGCAAGGTACTCGCCCACGCGATCGATGAGGGCACACGACTTGAAGTGGCGGGCAAGCCGATGAAGCTCGACAAGTAA
- a CDS encoding GntR family transcriptional regulator — protein sequence MAVSLEKIAYYNLRSRIFTGELVPGSQLSETALTKEIGVSRTPVRHALRQLETQGLVVQVPRVGAFVRVPNDRETDEIFHLREVLECEAAALAAQNANTDQIEAIVRYEREYRAVAAEMRAQGPGATSSEMGMRALKADLQFHWMILRASGNRAITRVVIDSMLQTRTRKFDVQAGAGWEGLIRKLTLISREHLRVSVAIRRRDAQTARDAMAAHIRQAKVNYLALLDAHEREGVGADWSPAVKLLVGQIERDRADELNETDFLSVLTGANN from the coding sequence ATGGCCGTAAGCTTAGAAAAAATTGCCTACTACAACCTTCGAAGCCGGATATTCACCGGCGAACTGGTACCCGGGAGCCAGCTTTCGGAGACGGCGTTGACGAAGGAAATCGGAGTGAGTCGAACGCCAGTGCGACATGCGCTGCGTCAATTGGAAACTCAAGGATTGGTGGTTCAGGTGCCGCGGGTCGGGGCATTTGTTCGCGTGCCGAATGATCGAGAAACCGACGAGATTTTTCATCTGCGTGAGGTTTTGGAATGCGAGGCGGCAGCCTTAGCGGCGCAGAACGCGAATACGGATCAAATAGAAGCCATAGTGCGATACGAGCGAGAGTATCGCGCCGTGGCGGCGGAGATGCGGGCGCAAGGGCCAGGCGCGACGAGCAGCGAGATGGGAATGCGGGCGCTCAAGGCAGATCTCCAGTTCCACTGGATGATCCTTCGAGCATCGGGCAACCGGGCCATTACGCGGGTGGTGATCGATTCCATGCTGCAGACGCGTACTCGGAAGTTTGACGTTCAGGCAGGCGCGGGCTGGGAAGGGCTGATCCGCAAGCTGACGCTGATCTCACGCGAACACCTGCGCGTGAGCGTGGCGATTCGACGGCGCGATGCGCAGACGGCACGCGATGCGATGGCAGCCCACATCCGCCAGGCAAAAGTCAACTACCTCGCTCTGCTCGATGCGCACGAGCGGGAAGGCGTCGGCGCGGACTGGTCACCAGCGGTGAAGCTGCTGGTCGGGCAGATAGAACGCGATAGGGCGGATGAGTTGAACGAGACCGATTTTCTTTCCGTGTTGACTGGAGCTAATAACTGA
- a CDS encoding type II secretion system protein has product MKSKCSTCVRGFTMIELLVVISITAMLVALLLPVLGAAREHARRVVCAGNLSQVGLSTFTFANDHKGEAYLRSKFNYEQGWSYPSVRSYGGASTEEGWIYWQPLLYYLHRDTRIFYCPSAVTTPGSSIGRNAYCAQMYARGYQIHSGLYEATNFALPRPASAPWPVADYKLDRVLATTPLVFEYTKGTGSVFFFSPPTGNHGSLENPQALNLLWGDGGVSMETRSFAYSTSLGGEWMPTGRRR; this is encoded by the coding sequence ATGAAAAGCAAGTGCTCGACGTGCGTCCGGGGGTTTACAATGATCGAACTGCTGGTCGTCATTTCGATCACCGCGATGTTGGTTGCGCTATTGCTGCCGGTGCTGGGAGCGGCCAGAGAACACGCGCGGCGTGTGGTTTGTGCCGGCAACCTCAGCCAGGTGGGGTTAAGCACGTTCACCTTTGCCAACGACCACAAAGGCGAAGCCTATCTGCGCAGTAAATTTAATTATGAGCAGGGGTGGAGTTACCCTTCGGTGAGGTCATACGGCGGCGCCAGCACGGAAGAAGGTTGGATCTACTGGCAGCCGTTGCTCTACTACCTCCATCGGGACACGCGGATTTTCTACTGCCCGTCGGCAGTGACCACGCCCGGCTCGTCGATAGGCCGCAACGCCTATTGTGCCCAGATGTACGCGCGGGGTTATCAGATTCATTCCGGCCTTTACGAAGCGACGAACTTTGCTCTGCCGCGCCCGGCCAGCGCGCCATGGCCGGTGGCGGACTACAAACTCGATCGCGTACTCGCCACCACGCCGCTGGTGTTTGAGTACACCAAGGGAACCGGAAGCGTCTTTTTCTTTTCACCTCCGACGGGGAATCATGGCTCACTGGAAAACCCGCAGGCTCTGAACCTGCTCTGGGGTGACGGCGGGGTCTCCATGGAAACCCGCTCCTTCGCGTACAGCACCAGCCTCGGCGGAGAATGGATGCCTACCGGCAGACGCCGATAG